AGTGGGTACTAAGCAAAGTCACAGCAATGGCCATAGAAAGAGTATTAGACAAAAGCAGGGAAGTCAATCAGTATCGCTGGTCTGAATTTCTTAAAGGATTGGATCATTCGACGCCTTCAAAGACGTCCAAAGTAAAAAAGAAATCAAAAGCATGACCACCAATATCCCTGAAGCAATCCGTTTTTATAATAGCAGTTTAGAGACGTACGCGCAATCCATTCCGGAAATTTATCAACAGTTTTCCAAAGATTGTGAAAAGAGAAAATTGACTTTCGGTGGTCGTTCCATGTTCAATTTTTTACGGCCGAACTTTGTCAGCATCGAGCAATACCAGTATATTCGTCACGTTTGCAAGATACTGAGAAATGCCGTTACTAAATTCAAGCAAGCCGCTCTCTCTGATGAAAAATATTTGCGTCAAGCAGGATTGATCGATAAAGAACGATCGTTGGTTATGATCCACCCCGGATATGATCGGCTCTCTATAACGGCACGATGGGATTCTTTTTTGAGTGATGAAGAGTTTTGTTTTGTCGAATTGAACGCGGAATGTCCTGCGGGGATTGCTTATTCTGAAATTGCAGCCGATGTTTATAGCCGGTTGCCATTTGTCCAAGATTTTAAGAAACGCTTCAGGGTACATAAATTCAAAATCCGACAGACATTACTTGACGGGCTATTAAAAACCTATAACGAATATCGCGGAAATAATAAATCTAAAAAACCGACTATAGCGATCGTCGATTGGAGAGAAGTACCGACTTATACTGAGTTTGAACTATTCAAAGAATTTTTTGAAAGTAAAGGCTTGAACTGTGTTATCGCCGATCCAAGGGATTTAGAGTATTCAAATGGTCGATTGAAACACAACGGCACTGCCATTGATTTGGTGTATAAACGAATTCTTACCAATGATTGTGTTGAAAAGCCCGATGAAACCAAGGCATTGGTCGATGCCTATCGTAATCACGATGTTTGTATGATTAATCCATTTCGTGCAAAACTTGTCCACAAGAAATCTTTATTTGCAGTCTTGACTCATGAACAAAATCGGAACTTATTTAATTCTGATGAACTTTCTGTTATTGCTAAACATATACCTTGGACGCGATTGATTTGTAATGAGAATACGATTTTCAATGGGAGAAAAATTGATTTAGTGAATTACATCTCTATTAACAAAAATCAATTTGTGATTAAACCTAATGACGAATATGGTGGAAAAGGGGTATATCTCGGAAAAGAAACGAATGAAACTGAGTGGAATCAAATTATCAATGACGCAGTAAATGGCGAACCTTATGTGGTTCAAGAAATAGTAAAAATTCCCCGAGCTGCATTCCCAATTGTTGACAACCATTCTATCAAGTACGTCAATATGGTTGTAGACTTGGATCCGTATGTGTTTGGATCAAAAACTGAAGGTCTTTTGACTCGTTTATCTTCCTCATCTTTAGCGAATGTAACAGCCGGTGGTGGAACTACTCCCACATTTGTGATTGAAAGAATAGCAACAAAAAAATCTCGAATCAGCGCTAAAGTAACACTTAAAACCAAATCATCTAACAAAATTAAAAATAAAGTATTTAAACGCTCTAAAAACAAAAAAGTATCAAATCGTAAAAAAGGGAAACGCAATGCCCGATAAACACTCTTTTACGCTCGGCATTGAAGAAGAATATCAAATAGTTGATGCTCAGACAAAAGAATTACGTTCACATGTAAGTACCCAGCTACTCGAGGAAGGTAAGATGATTTTGGCTGAGCAAATCAAAATGGAAATGCACCAATCAGTCGTGGAAGCAGGGACTCACATCTGCCACACAATTCAAGAGGCAAAAAAGGATGTGGTAAAACTCCGGAGCACGCTGTCAAAACTGGCCGAAAAAAGGGGGTTGAAGATTGTGGCAGCAAGCACACATCCATTCAGCGATTGGAAAACACAGGAAATCAGTGAACATGAGCATTATAAGCAAATAGTTGAAAATATGCAGGATTTAGCCAGGGCTAACCTGATTTTTGGCTTGCACATTCATATCGGAATGCCCGATAATGAATCATGCATTGCTATTCTAAATCAAATTCGATACTTTTTACCACATATTTTGGCCTTGTCAACAAGTTCACCATTTTGGATAGGGCGGAATACTGGTTTAAAGTCAATAAGAACAAAGATTTTTAAGAGATTTCCACGAACAGATCTTCCTCCATATTTTGAATCCTGGTCTGAATTCGATAATTATGTAAATTTATTACTCAAAACGAATTGTATTGACAACCGCAAGAAAATTTGGTGGGATGCCAGGCCTCATCCAAGTTTTGGTACATTAGAAATTCGCGTTTGTGATTTACCAACTCGTGCGGATGAAACAATAGCCATCGCTGCGTTAGTACAGGCACTGATGCATACGTTGTATCACAAATTGTATAAGCAAAACCTTAGTTGGAGAAATTATTCCAATGCTTTAATATCAGAAAACAAATGGAGGGCGAGCCGATATGGTTTGAATGGCAAACTAGTCGATTTTGGTAAGCAAGAAGAAGTTCACGTTAAAGATCTGATTTACGAGCTTATAAGGTTAATCGATGAATCTGTTGATGAATTGGGGAGCCGGAATGAGATCAATTATATTTATAAGATACTTGATGAAGGCAGTAGTGCCGATAGACAACTTAAAGTATTTGAACAAAGCGGCAAAAATTTACACGCAGTAGTTGATTATTTAATACAAGATACAGTTACTAATTTGAGTTAAATCATTAAAATATATAAAATTACATTTAACCTAAATTCACGGAGGTAAATATGGGCATCTTCGCACGTATGACAGACATTATGAAAGCAAATATTAATGATTTTCTGGATAAAGCCGAAGATCCGGAAAAGATGATTAAACAAATGGTCATTGAAATGGAAGAAGCCGTCAATAAGGCAACAACGGCTGTTGGCTCGGCTATAGCGAATCAAAAGAGATTGGAAAAACAGTATAATGAAAACAAAAAATCAGCCGATGAATGGCAAAATAAGGCCATTCAAGCTGTTAATGCCGGCCGGGACGACTTGGCAGGTCAGGCATTAACTAAGAAGCAATCGTATATGACAGCTGCCAACTCATTGGAATCGACATTGGCTGAGGCCACTAAAACGGCTGAACAAATGAAACTTCAATTGACACAATTAAAAGCCAAGCTTGACGAGGCCCGCGTTCGACAAAATACCTTAATAGCACGTCATCAGGCCGCAAAAGCCAAGAAAATGATTGCTCAACAAATGAGCGGCGTTGGTGGAAATGCTTTTGCGAATTTTGACAAATTTGAGAAGAAAGTTGAAGATGTTGAAGCCGAGGCCGATGCTCATTCAGAACTTGCCGGTGAATCGACATCGTTAGATGATGAATTTAAAAAACTAACTTCAGACTCCAATGTTGATTCAGAACTCGCAGCTTTAAAGGCACAACTTGGCAAATAGCCTATACCGTCAATTGATATATAATATATATTATGTAAACCATAATTCGCCTGACATAGAAATAAAAAAACCTGTTAGATTCTACTCTAACAGGTTTTTAATTTTTTCTTATTTCTTACTTTTGTGCAACAGATTGAAATCCAGTATTCCAATCCTTCCATTCCAGACGTTTCTTCTTTTGACGCATATCTAAAAATAATACGTAAGCCCATTCGGTATTAGTCTTGAGGTCCCGATAATCTTCAATATTAATTTGGCTTTCATCAACTCCAAATATTCTCAGATAATGCGCCAAAGTGCTGGGCAATATCTGATAACCGCCAACTTCCCCAAGCGCCCCATCCGTGAATTGCCATAATGAGCTTTCAGTTTTCAAAACATTAATAACAAAATCATCGCTAATGTTCATTTCACGGGATTTTCGCTGAATATAACGAATCAAAAGCTTATCAGGTAAAAATCCATTACTTTTCAAATTAGCAATTCTCTGATCGATTTCGTCAACCTCAGATTTATACTTCTGCAATATTGAATTATCAATCTTCAATTGACGATTTTCATCACGCAATTTTTCGATTTCTTTACGTTGCTGGTCGATAACTGAATCACCTCCAATGTATCCGGTTATCAACGAAGTTACCAAAAACACACCTAACAAACTAAAAACAATAGAAACAGAGACTTTCAACGTGTTTTTTACTCTTTGACTCACTATTACTTTCCTTCCATTTGGTTGCAAGATATGCCTAACTCTAGGCTTGTTTACCTATTACTTTAAAATAAACAAAAGGTTAATGACAATACCTTATAAAAGGCAGTTATTATAAATTATTTTCCTCTTGAAAACAAGTATTTTTTTAAAAAAGTGTGTACTGTAAAATAATAAAAAACAAATAATTAAATTAACTAAATAAAAAAGTGATGCCCAAAACCTATGATTTGAACATCACTTTTCGTTAAAACGTACTTTATTTCACTAATCTATTTGGCGACTTCTTTCTTGGATCGCTTGGATCCGTTTCCATTTTTTCCTTCTTCGGCTAAAGTTTTTGAAGTAACACGGATGTCTTGATACTGTTTTAATCCTGTTCCAGCAGGTATAAGACGTCCCATGATCACGTTCTCTTTCAGACCTAGCAAATAGTCAGTTTTGCAACTAATTGCAGCATCAGCCAAAACTTTAGTCGTTTCTTGGAAAGAAGCAGCTGATATGAAACTTTCAGTACTCAATGAAGCTTGCGTAATTCCCAATAACAGCGGTTCAGCAGTCGCCGGCATTGCTTCTCTGAATTCCGGCCCCTTTTTCTTCTCATATTTCTTGAGAATCTTATCCAACTCGGCCTTAGTGAGAATCTGGCCATCTTTTAGGCTTGAGTCCCCTTTATTGGTAATAACGACTTTTTCACGAATCTTCTGGTTTTCGTCTAAAAATCTTAAACGATCAACCTGATCATCTTGTAAGAAAATCGTATCGCCCGGATCCAGAATGCGAACACGTTGCAGCATCTGTCGAACGATAATCTCAATGTGCTTATCGTTGATTTTAACGCCTTGCGTACGGTACACTTCCTGAATTTCGTTGACAAGATAACGCTGTACTTCCGAAGGACCTTTGATGCGAAGAATATCGTGTGGAGCGACCGAACCGTCACACAATTGTTCACCGGCGTACACGTAATCGCCATCATGAACAATAAGGTGTTTTCCAAACGGAATTTTATAAGATTTCGCTTCGCCTTCTTTTCCTTCAACGCTTACTTCACGATATCCGCGAGAGATCTTACCGACCTTTATATAGCCGTCGATTTCACTGACGATGGCGGAATCACGCGGCCTGCGGGCTTCAAACAATTCTTGCACACGCGGTAGACCGCCGGTAATATCTTTAGTTTTGGACATCTCTCGTGGAATTTTCGCAATCGGATCTCCTGAAACTACATCGTCACCATCCTTCACCACAAGATACGCACGGGTCGGAAGAATGTGTGATTCCAGCGTTTCTCTGCCTTTCTTCAGGACGAGTGTTGGAGTAATTTTTTTATCGCGGGAATCAATAATCACTAAGTGCTTCATACCGGTTGCTTCATCGGCTTCTTCACGGCAGGTCACACCTTCTTTGATTCCTTCAAATTGCACCACGCCATCATTTTCAGCAATTATTGGCGTATTGTACGGATCCCATGTCATGATGAGATCATCTTTTTTCACAGTCTGACTGTCACGAACAGCCACAGTCGCACCGTAAGGAACTTTGTATGCATAAACCAATCGTCCGTCTTCGTGCAATTCAATACGTGCGTTACGACTCAAACAAATACGCGAGTTATCTGATTTTCTTTCAAGGAATTTGATTCCCTGTCCGAATGTGATCTTGCCGTTTGATTTGGCCAATGCCTGCGGTTGTTCACCAATACGTGAAGCAACGCCACCGATGTGAAAGGTACGCAAAGTTAACTGAGTTCCAGGTTCACCGATTGATTGCGCTGCCATAACACCGACGGCCTCACCCATATCAACTATTGTTCCGGTTGCAAGATTACGTCCGTAGCATTTCGAACATACTCCGCGTTTGGATTCACATGTTAATACGGAACGAATAACAACAGTTTCAATAGCAGAATTGGATAACATCTCGGCTTTATCTTCATCGACCAACTCTCCTGCTTCGATCACAACGTCTCCGGAAGAAGGATCGACAACGTCGTCGGCAGCTACACGACCTAAACATCGTTCACCCAACGACTCCTTAATTTCTTCACCTTCTTTGATTGCACTTGTACTGACGCCTAAAATAGTACCGCAATCAACCTCAGTGATGATAACGTCCTGTGCAACGTCCACTAATCGACGAGTCAAATAACCGGCATCAGCCGTTTTCAAAGCCGTATCGGCCAGACCTTTACGCGCGCCGTGGGTTGAAATGAAATACTCCCACACCGAAAGGCCTTCTTTGAAACTAGAAGTAATCGGGTGTTCGATAATTTCTCCGACTTGGCCTGTCATTGATTTTTGCGGTTTCGACATCAGACCGCGCATACCACCAAGCTGTTTGATCTGATCACGGGATCCACGAGCGCCGGAATCCATCATCATGAAAATGGGATTAAAACCGTCGCGGGAGACTGTAATCGCTTTATACATGGCCGCTGCAACATCATTCGATGCATGCGTCCAGATATCGATAATTTTATTGTAACGTTCACCGTCCGTCATCAAGCCCATTCGATAAGTTTTTTGAACTTTTTCGACTTGTTGTTTGGCTTCTTTGAGAACGTCTTCTTTATTCGGAGGTGACAATACATCGTCAATACCGATGGATGAACCTGATCGCATAGCAAATGTGAACCCGAGCATTTTTAAATTATCAAGAAATTCAACGGTTTTGAGATTTCCAATTATCGAATGCATCTTGGAAACGATCTCTTCCATCTTTTTCTTGGTAAGTAATTCATTCAAATACCCCATTCCCTTCGGAACGATTTCGTTAAAAATGGCTCGGCCGACACTCGTATCGATATATTTAAAAACCGGTTTCTTACTGTTAGCATTCGGATCTTCGATACGCAATTTGATCTTTGAATGAAGTTCAACCGAACCGGCATCGAATGCCATACGTACTTGTTCGATGGAAGCAAATTTACTTCCTTCAGCCAAGCCACCTTTTTTCTCTTTGGTAAGGTAATAACATCCCAACACAATATCCTGTGACGGTATCGCAATTGGACGACCGCTGGAAGGCTGAATAACGTTATGGCTTGAGAGCATCAGCAACCGGGTTTCAATTTGAGCCTCATATGACAATGGAATGTGAACGGCCATCTGATCGCCGTCAAAGTCAGCATTGAATGCGGCACAAACTAACGGATGCACTTGAATGGCACGGCCTTCAATTAAGACAGGCTGGAATGCCTGGATACCCAGACGGTGCAACGTAGGAGCGCGATTGAGCATGACCGGATGATCTTCAACAATCTTTTCAAGGATTTCCCAAACTTCCGGTCCGTGTTTGTCCACCATGCGTTTTGCACTCTTGACCGTCTTGACGTAACCGCGTTCAACCAATTTGCGGATAATAAACGGCTTGAATAACTCAACGGCCATTTCTTTTGGTAATCCGCATTCATGAAGTTTTAATTCCGGACCAACAACAATCACTGAACGGCCGGAATAATCTACACGTTTACCCAAAAGGTTTTGACGAAAACGTCCTTGTTTACCTTTGAGCATATCTGATAACGATTTCAGAGGACGATTGCTGTCGCTGCGTACAGCGGCTGTTTTCCTTGAATTGTCAAATAAGGAGTCGACCGCTTCCTGCAACATGCGTTTTTCATTACGCAAAATCACTTCAGGCGCTTTGATCTCGATTAATTTGCGAAGCCGATTATTACGAATGATCACACGGCGATACAAATCATTAAGATCGCTGGTAGCGAAACGCCCGCCTTCCAAAGGCACTAAGGGACGTAATTCAGGCGGAATAACCGGAATCACATCAAGTACCATCCATTCCGGCATGTTGTAGGTATCACCTTCGCGATTGCGAAATGCGTCCGCAACACGGAGTTGTTTCAGAACGTCCGTACGTTTTTGCATAGAAGTTGAAGGATCGCGAAGAATTCTACGGGCGTCGATCGACATCTGTTCGACATCGCAACGTTTGAGCAATTCTTTGACGGCTTCTCCACCGATCAATGCAATAAATTTGTCCGGATCGGTGTTAGGCAACAATTCATTTTCAACGCCTAATTCTTCTTTGATACGGTATAATTCTTCTTCCGGAATAATGTCTTTGTATTTCAATCCACTCTTGCCGGGCTGAACCACAACATAATTTTCGTAATAAATTATTTTGTCTAATTGCTTAATGCTCAATCCCAGCAAGCTGCCGATTTTTGATGGCAACGAGCGGAAAAACCAAATATGAACAACGGGCACGGCTAAAGCAATGTGCCCCATCCGTTCGCGGCGCACCGCTTTCAACGTCACTTCGACGCCGCAACGGTCACAAATAATACCTTTATAACGGATGCGTTTGTACTTTCCACAATGGCATTCCCAATCTTTGACGGGACCGAAAATCTTTTCGCAAAACAAACCGTCTTTTTCCGGTTTAAAACTGCGGTAATTAATCGTTTCGGCCTTTGTCACTTCTCCGTACGAACGGCTAAGAATTGCGTCCGGGGAAGAAATTCCGATGGTAATACTGGAAAAGTTTTTTGCTAAACTGGTATTCGATAAATACGATGATGTCACTGTAAACCTCCTTAGGCGGAAGTATTATTAAATTTTAAATTAGTTGACGGTTGGTGAAAATCACTCGATTTTCACTTCAAGACCAAGTCCTTGCAATTCACGAACAAGTACGTTGAAAGATTCCGGAATTCCAGCCTCAGGCAAATTGTCGCCTTTAACAATGGATTCGTATACTTTCGCACGTCCCGTAACGTCATCCGACTTATACGTCAGGATTTCTTGTAAGGTGTGAGCGGCGCCGTACGCTTCAAGCGCCCACACTTCCATTTCACCAAAACGCTGGCCTCCGAATTGCGCTTTACCGCCCAACGGCTGCTGCGTAATCAGCGAATAAGGTCCGATCGACCGGGCGTGAATCTTATCATCGACCAAGTGGTTCAGTTTCATAATGTAGATATAACCTACCATGACTTCTTGATCGAATTTTTCACCGGTACGTCCGTCTGTCAGCCAAACTTTGCCGTGCTCAGGCAATCCTGCTCCACGAAGTTCGTTTTTAACATCCTCGATTTTGGCTCCGTCAAACACATTTGTCTCATAATGTTTGCCGAGAATTTTTCCAGCCCAACCAAGTGATGTTTCGAAGATCTGGCCAAGATTCATACGCGAAGGCACGCCCAATGGATTAAGAATGACTTGAACCGGCATTCCGTTGCTGAGAAAAGGCATATCTTCTTCCGGAACGATTTTGGAAACGACGCCTTTGTTACCGTGGCGTCCGGCCATTTTATCGCCGACCGAAATCTTACGTTTTTTGGCAACTTGAACTTTAGCTAACTGAACGATTCCCGGGGGTAACTCATCACCGACCTGGAGTTTGTATTTTTCTGAATTGTATTCAGTTTCTACTTCTTCCATATTACGTTCGAAGTTATCAAAGAGGAAATTAGCCATTTCATTTGTTTCTTCGTCGTCGCTCCACTTGCTTTCCTGCAGATTGATTTCCGAAGGATCAAGATTTTTAAAGCTGTCTTCAGTGAATTTCTTTCCTTTTTTGAGGAACTCAGAACCGTCCGTGTAAGAAACTCCTGCCGATACTTTGCCAACCAAAAGTTTGGTTAATTCGTCGCGTAAATTGGATTTAAGCCGGCGAACTTGTTTCTTGTATTCGTTCTCAAGCTCTTCCAATTTCTTTTTATCTTCTTTCTTGGATTCCGAATCCTTTTTCTTGCGGCTGAAAAGTTTTGTCGAAACGACAATTCCTTTCATGCCCGGAGGTGCTTTCAAAGACGCATCCTTTACATCGCCGGCTTTATCACCGAAGATTGCTTTCAGGAGTTTTTCTTCCGGCGTTGGATCGGTTTCACCTTTAGGAGTAACTTTACCAACGAGAATATCACCTGCTTGCACTTCAGCTCCGACACGAATGATACCGTTTTCATCCAGATCTTTGGTAGCATCTTCACTAACGTTCGGAATTTCACGGGTCAATTCCTCTTCACCGCGTTTGGTATCGCGAACTTGAATTTCATATTCTTCAATATGAATTGACGTGAAAAGGTCTTCTTTAATCAATTTTTCACTCAGAATGATCGCGTCCTCAAAGTTATACCCACGCCACGGCATGAAAGCTACAAGCACGTTACGACCGAGCGCTAAATCACCACGTTCAGTCGCACAACCATCGGCAATGATTTGTCCTGCTTTTACTTCGTCGCCGATACGAACTATCGGACGCTGATTGATACATGTGTCCTGATTCGTTCTGAAAAATTTCATCAATCGATAAGTGACCGTATCGGACACTTCCGATTTCTGTTTCTTAACATTTCCTTTTTTACGAATTGTAATCTCGTTGGCTGAAACATCTTCGACTACGCCATCGATTTCTGAAATCAAGACGGCACGCGAATCAACAGCAACAATACGTTCCAATCCTGTTCCTACAAGCGGCGCTTCCGGCATCAGCAACGGAACAGCCTGACGTTGCATGTTGGAACCCATCAGCGCGCGGTTCGCATCATCGTGTTCCAAGAATGGAATCAATGCGGCGGCGGGACTTACGATTTGTGCCGGTGAAACATCCATATAGTCCACTTCATCCGGAGGCACAATCGGGAAATCACCTTTTTGGCGCGATTTGACAAATTCGTTTAAGTAATTTCCTTTTTTATCGTACTGTTCATTTGCTTGCGCAATGATTTTATCGTCTT
The nucleotide sequence above comes from bacterium. Encoded proteins:
- the rpoC gene encoding DNA-directed RNA polymerase subunit beta', producing the protein MTIGISSPDAILSRSYGEVTKAETINYRSFKPEKDGLFCEKIFGPVKDWECHCGKYKRIRYKGIICDRCGVEVTLKAVRRERMGHIALAVPVVHIWFFRSLPSKIGSLLGLSIKQLDKIIYYENYVVVQPGKSGLKYKDIIPEEELYRIKEELGVENELLPNTDPDKFIALIGGEAVKELLKRCDVEQMSIDARRILRDPSTSMQKRTDVLKQLRVADAFRNREGDTYNMPEWMVLDVIPVIPPELRPLVPLEGGRFATSDLNDLYRRVIIRNNRLRKLIEIKAPEVILRNEKRMLQEAVDSLFDNSRKTAAVRSDSNRPLKSLSDMLKGKQGRFRQNLLGKRVDYSGRSVIVVGPELKLHECGLPKEMAVELFKPFIIRKLVERGYVKTVKSAKRMVDKHGPEVWEILEKIVEDHPVMLNRAPTLHRLGIQAFQPVLIEGRAIQVHPLVCAAFNADFDGDQMAVHIPLSYEAQIETRLLMLSSHNVIQPSSGRPIAIPSQDIVLGCYYLTKEKKGGLAEGSKFASIEQVRMAFDAGSVELHSKIKLRIEDPNANSKKPVFKYIDTSVGRAIFNEIVPKGMGYLNELLTKKKMEEIVSKMHSIIGNLKTVEFLDNLKMLGFTFAMRSGSSIGIDDVLSPPNKEDVLKEAKQQVEKVQKTYRMGLMTDGERYNKIIDIWTHASNDVAAAMYKAITVSRDGFNPIFMMMDSGARGSRDQIKQLGGMRGLMSKPQKSMTGQVGEIIEHPITSSFKEGLSVWEYFISTHGARKGLADTALKTADAGYLTRRLVDVAQDVIITEVDCGTILGVSTSAIKEGEEIKESLGERCLGRVAADDVVDPSSGDVVIEAGELVDEDKAEMLSNSAIETVVIRSVLTCESKRGVCSKCYGRNLATGTIVDMGEAVGVMAAQSIGEPGTQLTLRTFHIGGVASRIGEQPQALAKSNGKITFGQGIKFLERKSDNSRICLSRNARIELHEDGRLVYAYKVPYGATVAVRDSQTVKKDDLIMTWDPYNTPIIAENDGVVQFEGIKEGVTCREEADEATGMKHLVIIDSRDKKITPTLVLKKGRETLESHILPTRAYLVVKDGDDVVSGDPIAKIPREMSKTKDITGGLPRVQELFEARRPRDSAIVSEIDGYIKVGKISRGYREVSVEGKEGEAKSYKIPFGKHLIVHDGDYVYAGEQLCDGSVAPHDILRIKGPSEVQRYLVNEIQEVYRTQGVKINDKHIEIIVRQMLQRVRILDPGDTIFLQDDQVDRLRFLDENQKIREKVVITNKGDSSLKDGQILTKAELDKILKKYEKKKGPEFREAMPATAEPLLLGITQASLSTESFISAASFQETTKVLADAAISCKTDYLLGLKENVIMGRLIPAGTGLKQYQDIRVTSKTLAEEGKNGNGSKRSKKEVAK
- a CDS encoding circularly permuted type 2 ATP-grasp protein gives rise to the protein MTTNIPEAIRFYNSSLETYAQSIPEIYQQFSKDCEKRKLTFGGRSMFNFLRPNFVSIEQYQYIRHVCKILRNAVTKFKQAALSDEKYLRQAGLIDKERSLVMIHPGYDRLSITARWDSFLSDEEFCFVELNAECPAGIAYSEIAADVYSRLPFVQDFKKRFRVHKFKIRQTLLDGLLKTYNEYRGNNKSKKPTIAIVDWREVPTYTEFELFKEFFESKGLNCVIADPRDLEYSNGRLKHNGTAIDLVYKRILTNDCVEKPDETKALVDAYRNHDVCMINPFRAKLVHKKSLFAVLTHEQNRNLFNSDELSVIAKHIPWTRLICNENTIFNGRKIDLVNYISINKNQFVIKPNDEYGGKGVYLGKETNETEWNQIINDAVNGEPYVVQEIVKIPRAAFPIVDNHSIKYVNMVVDLDPYVFGSKTEGLLTRLSSSSLANVTAGGGTTPTFVIERIATKKSRISAKVTLKTKSSNKIKNKVFKRSKNKKVSNRKKGKRNAR
- the rpoB gene encoding DNA-directed RNA polymerase subunit beta; protein product: MNTKKVIERVNFARNASSLKMPDLLEIQIESYREFLQQDTLSEKRTNTGLQSVFVSSFPVEDAKELFKLEFLKYFVERPKYDVRECQERGVTYSVPLKATLRLSSKKSVDDKHPELIEQDVYLGNLPYITDKGTFVINGAERVVVSQLHRSPGVFFDESIHPNGTKMFSARVIPFRGSWIEFTTDVNDVMYVFIDRKKKFPVTTFLRALGYSSDRDMLKLFGVIDEVELSRSGDAIMGRKLALDIVNEETGEIIAEKESEINDELVAKLKKNKIKKIDLIKTEDVIPEVIANTIRKDITKSEQEALEQIYRQLRSGDAPDLETARGLLERQFFNAKRYDLGDVGRNRINKKLGLNIPEAVTVLTKDDIVAIIKALIELRNGTRSTDDIDHLGNRRVKTVGEQLASQFSVALSRMTRTIKERMNLRDNENLTPQDLVNARTISSVINTFFGTSQLSQFMDQTNPLSELTHKRRLSALGPGGLTRERAGFEVRDVHYTHYGRLCPVETPEGPNIGLISSLCLFARINRYGFIETPYKKVTNSKVQPGVEFLTAGDEDDKIIAQANEQYDKKGNYLNEFVKSRQKGDFPIVPPDEVDYMDVSPAQIVSPAAALIPFLEHDDANRALMGSNMQRQAVPLLMPEAPLVGTGLERIVAVDSRAVLISEIDGVVEDVSANEITIRKKGNVKKQKSEVSDTVTYRLMKFFRTNQDTCINQRPIVRIGDEVKAGQIIADGCATERGDLALGRNVLVAFMPWRGYNFEDAIILSEKLIKEDLFTSIHIEEYEIQVRDTKRGEEELTREIPNVSEDATKDLDENGIIRVGAEVQAGDILVGKVTPKGETDPTPEEKLLKAIFGDKAGDVKDASLKAPPGMKGIVVSTKLFSRKKKDSESKKEDKKKLEELENEYKKQVRRLKSNLRDELTKLLVGKVSAGVSYTDGSEFLKKGKKFTEDSFKNLDPSEINLQESKWSDDEETNEMANFLFDNFERNMEEVETEYNSEKYKLQVGDELPPGIVQLAKVQVAKKRKISVGDKMAGRHGNKGVVSKIVPEEDMPFLSNGMPVQVILNPLGVPSRMNLGQIFETSLGWAGKILGKHYETNVFDGAKIEDVKNELRGAGLPEHGKVWLTDGRTGEKFDQEVMVGYIYIMKLNHLVDDKIHARSIGPYSLITQQPLGGKAQFGGQRFGEMEVWALEAYGAAHTLQEILTYKSDDVTGRAKVYESIVKGDNLPEAGIPESFNVLVRELQGLGLEVKIE
- a CDS encoding carboxylate-amine ligase, encoding MPDKHSFTLGIEEEYQIVDAQTKELRSHVSTQLLEEGKMILAEQIKMEMHQSVVEAGTHICHTIQEAKKDVVKLRSTLSKLAEKRGLKIVAASTHPFSDWKTQEISEHEHYKQIVENMQDLARANLIFGLHIHIGMPDNESCIAILNQIRYFLPHILALSTSSPFWIGRNTGLKSIRTKIFKRFPRTDLPPYFESWSEFDNYVNLLLKTNCIDNRKKIWWDARPHPSFGTLEIRVCDLPTRADETIAIAALVQALMHTLYHKLYKQNLSWRNYSNALISENKWRASRYGLNGKLVDFGKQEEVHVKDLIYELIRLIDESVDELGSRNEINYIYKILDEGSSADRQLKVFEQSGKNLHAVVDYLIQDTVTNLS
- a CDS encoding PspA/IM30 family protein, with amino-acid sequence MGIFARMTDIMKANINDFLDKAEDPEKMIKQMVIEMEEAVNKATTAVGSAIANQKRLEKQYNENKKSADEWQNKAIQAVNAGRDDLAGQALTKKQSYMTAANSLESTLAEATKTAEQMKLQLTQLKAKLDEARVRQNTLIARHQAAKAKKMIAQQMSGVGGNAFANFDKFEKKVEDVEAEADAHSELAGESTSLDDEFKKLTSDSNVDSELAALKAQLGK